In the genome of Segatella copri, one region contains:
- a CDS encoding NADP-dependent malic enzyme, which translates to MVKITKEAALEYHESGRPGKIEVKPTKPYHTQTDLSLAYSPGVAYPCLEIQQNPDDVYKYTDKGNLVAVISNGTAVLGLGDIGAMSGKPVMEGKGLLFKIYGGVDVFDIEIDEKDPEKFCETVERIAPSFGGINLEDIKAPQCFYIEERLKKSLDIPVMHDDQHGTAIISAAGLKNALEVAGKNIADVKIVVNGAGAAAISCTKLYVALGAQVKNIVMLDSKGVITSDRENLTEQKKLFATDRRDVHTLEEAVKGADVFVGLSKGNVLSKDMIRSMAASPIVFALANPVPEISYEDAMDSRPDVLMSTGRSDYPNQINNVIGFPYIFRGALDVHARAINEEMKMAAVHAIADLAKQPVPDVVNDVYHVNDLTFGPKYFIPKPVDPRLITEVSAAVAKAAMESGVARTPITDWEKYKQGLRQLLGQETKLTRKLHDTARLHPQRVVFAEGGNPTMLKAAVQAKNEGICEPILLGNPDRLNRVASRLKLDLSNIEIVDMRADNEQGRRAKFAKHLAEKRAREGYSFEEAYDKMYERNYFGMSMVEQGDADAFITGLYTKYSNTIKVAKDVIGIREGYKTFGTMHILNTQKGVYYIADTLINRHPDEDILTDIAKLSAGTVKFFNEEPVMAMLSYSNFGTDAIGSPVKVKKAVAEMQKEFPELAIDGEMQVNYALNKDLRDEKYPFSRLKGKDVNTLVFPNLSSANGAYKLLQGLNPEAEIIGPIQMGLNKPIHFTDSESSVQDIVNITAVAVIDAYVEKIKNQK; encoded by the coding sequence ATGGTAAAAATCACGAAAGAGGCGGCTCTTGAATATCACGAAAGTGGCCGTCCTGGTAAGATTGAGGTTAAACCAACAAAACCTTATCACACACAAACAGACCTGAGCCTTGCTTACTCACCTGGCGTGGCATATCCATGCCTGGAGATTCAGCAAAACCCAGACGACGTTTACAAGTACACAGACAAGGGCAACCTGGTTGCAGTAATCAGTAATGGTACTGCCGTGCTCGGACTCGGCGATATCGGTGCCATGAGCGGCAAGCCAGTGATGGAAGGAAAAGGACTGCTGTTTAAGATTTACGGCGGCGTGGATGTATTCGATATCGAAATCGACGAGAAAGACCCAGAGAAGTTCTGCGAGACCGTGGAGAGAATCGCTCCTTCATTCGGCGGTATCAACCTGGAGGATATCAAGGCTCCTCAGTGCTTCTACATCGAAGAGCGACTGAAGAAGTCCCTCGACATCCCAGTGATGCACGATGACCAGCACGGAACTGCCATCATCTCTGCAGCAGGTTTGAAGAACGCCCTCGAAGTAGCCGGCAAGAACATTGCCGACGTGAAGATTGTGGTGAATGGTGCCGGTGCTGCTGCCATCAGCTGTACCAAGCTCTACGTAGCTCTCGGTGCACAGGTTAAGAACATCGTGATGCTCGACTCTAAGGGCGTGATTACCAGCGACCGTGAGAACCTGACAGAGCAGAAGAAGCTGTTCGCTACCGACCGCCGTGACGTTCACACACTCGAAGAGGCTGTGAAGGGTGCCGACGTATTCGTAGGCCTCAGCAAGGGTAACGTGCTTTCCAAGGACATGATCCGCTCGATGGCAGCCAGCCCTATCGTATTCGCACTCGCCAACCCTGTGCCGGAAATCAGCTACGAGGACGCTATGGACAGCCGTCCAGACGTACTGATGTCAACAGGCCGTTCAGACTATCCAAACCAGATTAACAACGTAATCGGTTTCCCATATATCTTCCGTGGTGCACTCGACGTTCACGCCCGTGCCATCAACGAGGAGATGAAGATGGCTGCCGTTCATGCCATCGCAGATTTGGCCAAGCAGCCTGTGCCAGATGTAGTTAACGACGTTTACCACGTCAACGATCTTACATTCGGCCCTAAGTACTTCATTCCAAAGCCAGTAGACCCACGTTTGATTACCGAGGTTTCTGCTGCCGTAGCCAAGGCTGCCATGGAAAGTGGCGTAGCCCGCACTCCTATCACCGACTGGGAGAAGTACAAGCAGGGATTGCGCCAGTTGCTCGGTCAGGAAACCAAGCTCACCCGCAAGCTCCATGATACCGCCCGTCTCCATCCACAGCGCGTGGTATTCGCCGAGGGTGGCAACCCAACCATGCTGAAGGCTGCCGTTCAGGCTAAGAACGAAGGCATCTGCGAGCCTATCCTGCTGGGTAACCCAGACCGTTTGAACCGTGTGGCTAGCCGCTTGAAGCTCGACCTCTCTAACATCGAGATTGTGGATATGCGTGCCGACAACGAGCAGGGTCGCCGTGCCAAGTTTGCCAAGCATCTGGCAGAGAAGCGTGCCCGCGAGGGATACAGCTTCGAGGAGGCATACGATAAGATGTACGAGCGCAACTACTTCGGTATGTCTATGGTTGAGCAGGGTGATGCTGACGCATTCATCACAGGTCTCTACACCAAGTATAGCAACACCATCAAGGTGGCTAAGGACGTAATCGGCATCCGCGAGGGCTACAAGACCTTCGGAACCATGCACATCCTTAACACCCAGAAGGGCGTATATTATATTGCAGACACATTGATCAACCGTCACCCAGACGAGGATATCCTCACCGATATCGCCAAGTTGTCTGCAGGCACCGTGAAGTTCTTCAATGAGGAACCGGTAATGGCCATGTTGAGCTACTCTAACTTCGGTACCGATGCCATCGGTTCTCCTGTAAAGGTGAAGAAGGCAGTGGCAGAGATGCAGAAGGAATTCCCAGAGCTCGCCATCGATGGTGAGATGCAGGTGAACTATGCACTCAACAAGGATCTTCGCGATGAGAAGTATCCATTCTCCCGTCTCAAGGGCAAGGATGTGAATACATTGGTATTCCCTAACCTGAGCAGTGCGAATGGTGCCTACAAGCTTCTCCAGGGCTTGAACCCAGAGGCAGAGATCATCGGTCCTATCCAGATGGGCTTGAACAAGCCTATCCACTTCACTGACTCAGAGAGCAGTGTACAGGATATCGTAAACATCACAGCCGTGGCCGTGATCGATGCTTACGTAGAGAAGATTAAGAATCAGAAATAA
- the rplU gene encoding 50S ribosomal protein L21 — protein MYAIVEINGQQFKAEEGKKLFVHHIKDVEAGQTVEFDKVLLVDKDGSITVGAPAVEGAKVVVEVVNPLVKGDKVIVFKMKRRKDYRKKNGHRAQFTEVSIKSVIA, from the coding sequence ATGTACGCAATCGTAGAAATTAACGGTCAGCAGTTCAAGGCTGAGGAGGGCAAGAAGCTCTTCGTACATCACATCAAGGATGTTGAGGCAGGTCAGACTGTTGAGTTCGACAAGGTTTTGCTCGTTGACAAAGACGGCTCAATCACTGTCGGTGCACCAGCTGTAGAGGGTGCAAAAGTAGTAGTAGAAGTAGTGAACCCACTCGTTAAGGGTGACAAGGTTATCGTCTTCAAGATGAAGCGCCGCAAGGACTATCGCAAGAAGAACGGTCACCGTGCACAGTTCACTGAAGTATCAATCAAATCTGTAATCGCTTAA
- the rpmA gene encoding 50S ribosomal protein L27, protein MAHKKGVGSSKNGRESASQRLGVKIWGGQSIIAGNIIVRQRGNKHFPGENVAQGKDDTLYALADGIVYFHKGRKDKSTVSVLSPEVYAEKTKKADA, encoded by the coding sequence ATGGCACATAAGAAAGGTGTTGGTAGTTCTAAGAACGGCCGTGAATCAGCTTCACAAAGATTAGGCGTTAAGATCTGGGGTGGTCAGAGCATCATCGCAGGTAACATCATCGTTCGCCAGCGTGGTAACAAGCACTTCCCAGGTGAGAATGTAGCTCAGGGTAAGGATGATACATTGTATGCTCTGGCAGACGGTATCGTTTACTTCCACAAGGGCCGCAAGGACAAGAGCACAGTTTCTGTTCTCTCTCCAGAGGTTTACGCTGAGAAGACTAAGAAAGCTGACGCTTAA